A region from the Osmerus eperlanus chromosome 11, fOsmEpe2.1, whole genome shotgun sequence genome encodes:
- the lrfn1 gene encoding leucine-rich repeat and fibronectin type III domain-containing protein 1 — MERLLLCVLLGAALVEGYSCPGRCICQHLSPTLTLLCAKTGLLFVPPAIDRKTVELRLTDNFITIIRNKDFLNMTSLVHLTLSRNTISQITPHAFGGLRALRALHMDGNRLSVIRSDHFKGLVNLRHLILGNNQIHHVAPTSFDEFVSTIEDLDLSNNNLRSLPWEAIARMTNINTLTLDHNLIDHIGAGTFTLLTKLVRLDMTSNRLQKLPPDSLFQHAQVLSDTQGSNPSSLAVSFGGNPLHCNCELLWLRRLTREDDLETCASPDNLMDKYFWSIQEEEFMCEPPLITKHLASKPYVMEGQGVTLKCKAMGDPDPAIHWRSPDGKLVHNNSRTILYDNGTLEILITTLKDSGAFNCVASNAAGIATAAVEINMIPLPLFVNNTGHMREADPGLSDITTSSKSGNDTKGHNKHQDKRVVVADLTSSTAVIRWPSERHIPGIRMYQIQYNSTADDTLVYRMIPSTSKTFLINDLAAGREYDLCVLAVYDDGITSLTATRVVGCVQFHTASEVSQCRFIHSQFLGGTMIIIIGGIIVASVLVFIIILMIRYKAYSGPEDGKTKVSLSMHSQTNGSQHRLQHSTSKQPSEEDHRDAKECMALVLRVDSEKREDPGATTAILEVELPPLTKERMKRRTSLDAQQRSGPPSEDTQTDSSLTGSTMSLCLIGPNAGTKEAPRLKDKKGALANMGLLPNELARTRHRFSFDGGDYSIFQSHSYPRRARTRRHKSTNQLNMESSPLANRRVTFSSTEWMLESTV; from the exons ATGGAGCGGTTGCTTCTGTGCGTGCTACTTGGAGCAGCCTTGGTGGAGGGCTATAGCTGCCCAGGCCGCTGTATCTGCCAgcacctctctcccaccctgaccTTGCTCTGTGCCAAGACAGGCTTGCTCTTCGTGCCCCCCGCCATCGACCGCAAGACGGTGGAGCTGCGTCTCACAGACAacttcatcaccatcatccgCAATAAAGACTTTTTGAACATGACCAGCCTGGTCCACCTCACCCTGTCCAGGAACACCATCAGCCAGATCACCCCCCATGCCTTCGGGGGCCTCCGGGCCCTGAGAGCTCTTCACATGGATGGTAACCGCCTCAGTGTCATAAGGAGCGACCACTTCAAAGGCCTGGTCAACCTGCGCCACCTCATACTGGGAAACAACCAGATCCACCATGTGGCCCCCACCTCTTTCGACGAATTTGTGTCCACCATCGAGGATCTGGATCTGTCCAACAACAACCTGAGATCTCTGCCCTGGGAGGCAATCGCCCGGATGACCAACATCAACACCCTCACGCTGGACCACAACCTGATAGACCACATTGGAGCAGGGACCTTTACCCTCCTCACCAAGCTGGTGCGGCTGGACATGACCTCCAACCGGCTGCAGAAGCTGCCTCCGGACAGTCTGTTCCAGCACGCCCAGGTGCTGTCCGACACCCAGGGCTCCAACCCATCCTCCCTGGCCGTAAGCTTTGGAGGGAACCCTCTCCACTGCAACTGTGAGCTGCTGTGGCTGCGGAGACTGACCCGGGAGGACGACCTGGAGACTTGCGCCTCACCAGACAACCTCATGGACAAGTACTTCTGGTCCATACAGGAGGAGGAGTTCATGTGCGAGCCCCCTCTGATTACCAAGCACCTGGCTTCCAAACCCTACGTCATGGAGGGTCAAGGTGTCACCCTCAAGTGTAAAGCTATGGGAGACCCCGACCCTGCCATTCACTGGCGCTCCCCCGACGGCAAGCTGGTCCACAACAACTCGCGTACCATCCTGTATGACAACGGCACCCTGGAGatcctgatcaccaccctgaaaGACAGTGGCGCTTTCAACTGCGTGGCCTCCAACGCCGCCGGCATCGCCACGGCCGCCGTGGAGATCAACATGATACCGCTGCCTCTGTTTGTCAACAACACAGGCCACATGCGCGAGGCCGATCCAGGCCTCTCCGACATCACCACTTCCTCCAAGTCTGGCAACGACACCAAGGGTCACAACAAGCACCAGGACAAGAGGGTGGTGGTGGCTGATCTTACTTCATCCACGGCTGTGATCCGGTGGCCGTCGGAGCGCCACATCCCCGGCATAAGGATGTACCAGATCCAGTATAACAGCACTGCAGACGACACCCTGGTGTACAG GATGATCCCGTCCACCAGCAAGACCTTCCTGATTAACGACTTGGCCGCGGGGCGGGAATACGACCTGTGTGTACTGGCGGTGTACGATGACGGCATCACCTCATTAACGGCCACTCGTGTGGTGGGCTGCGTCCAGTTTCACACCGCCAGTGAGGTCAGCCAGTGCCGTTTCATCCACAGCCAGTTCCTGGGAGGCACCATGATCATTATCATCGGTGGGATCATCGTGGCTTCGGTGCTGGTGTTCATCATCATCCTTATGATTCGCTACAAGGCCTACAGCGGTCCCGAGGACGGCAAGACCAAGGTCAGCCTCAGCATGCACTCCCAGACCAACGGCAGCCAGCACAGACTCCAACACTCCACCTCGAAACAGCCTTCTGAGGAGGATCACCGCGATGCCAAGGAGTGCATGGCCCTGGTGCTCCGGGTGGACAGCGAGAAGAGGGAGGACCCTGGGGCTACCACAGCCATCCTGGAGGTGGAGCTGCCTCCGCTGAccaaggagaggatgaagaggaggaccaGCCTGGACGCTCAGCAGCGCTCCGGCCCCCCCTCTGAGGACACGCAGACGGACAGCAGCCTGACGGGCTCCACCATGTCCCTGTGTCTGATCGGCCCCAACGCCGGCACCAAGGAAGCCCCCCGGCTCAAGGACAAGAAGGGTGCCCTCGCCAACATGGGGCTTCTCCCTAACGAGCTTGCACGAACTAGGCACAGGTTCTCCTTCGACGGGGGGGATTATTCCATATTTCAGAGCCACAGCTACCCCCGCAGAGCAAGGACGAGGAGGCACAAGTCAACCAACCAGCTCAACATGGAATCCTCGCCACTCGCCAACCGCAGAGTCACTTTCAGCAGCACAGAGTGGATGCTTGAGAGCACGGTCTGA